The window CTCCCCTTGTTCCAGACCCACTTCCACAAAGGGACCCGCCTTCGATTCCCTTTTTGATTGGGGTTTAGTTTTCGAGCCACCGCGCAACCTGCTCTAAGTTTCGCATGACCGCACCCCGGTTTGCCAGAACGACTTGATACGCGCTCTCCCCCCGCTTCTTCATCTCGTCGGGATGCTGCATCAGCCAGACCATCTGCAGCCCCATCTCTTTTCCGCCGGAAACCTCCATCCCCCCCCCCGACCCTTTGAGCTGATCGGCGATCTCTTTAAAGTTGGACATGTGCGGACCAAAGAAAACCGGCCTCCGATGGGCGGCGACTTCGAGGACATTATGCCCTCCGATCGGGACCAGACTCCCTCCGACAAAAACCAGATCGGCCAGGGCATAATATTGATCGAGCTCCCCCAGCGTGTCGAGAAGAATCACCCTTTCATTCCTCATTCCTAATTCCTCATTCCTCATTCGATTCAGCGCCGTCTTCCTGACGCAAGCCATTCCTCTTTGGATCAGGAGTTCCTCTACCCGGCCGAGCCGGTCCAGATGGCGGGGAGCGATCAGGAGTTTCATCGGGCCGATCGCATCGGCGATGATCCGATACGCATCGAGAACCGATTCCTCTTCCCCCTCGTGGGTGCTCCCGGCGATCATCAGCCGCTCACCCGGCGCGAGGCCGATCTCGGTCCGCAAGGTCCCCGCTTCTTTGGGCACGCCTCGCGACGCCGCTTGATCATATTTCATATTTCCCGTCCGGATCACCCGATCAGAGGGGGCCCCGAGCGTCCGGATCTTTTCCGCATCCCGCTCCGTCTGCATCAGAAAAAGAGAAACCTCTTCCAGGACGGAGGATAAAAAGAAACGGACCCGGCGATAGCGGCGGAATCCACGCTCCGAGATCCGGCCGTTGATCAGAATCGAAGGGATTCCTTTTTTCGAAAGGGTCCGAAGAAAATTCGGCCAGAGTTCCGTCTCCAGGAAAATAAAAAGGGCCGGAGAAATCCGCTCGACCACCGACCGGGTCACCCAGGGCAAATCAAACGGGAAGTAGATAAACTGATCGACCCCTTTCAAACGCTGGCGGGCCGCCGCCTGGCCGGTCGGCGTCGTCGTCGAAAAAATAATTCCCGCTTTAGGATACCGCCGGCGGAGCGATTGAATAAAAAGCTCCGAGGAGATCACTTCGCCCACCGAAACGGCATGGACCCAAATGACCTGGCGCCCCTCGATCGCCTTGAAGAAATCGCGGGGATACCGTCCCAGGCGCTGCATCACCCCGTCACGGTAGGCCGGCCGGCCGATGAGACGCCGGAGAAGATAGAGGGAGAGGGGGGGGAGCAACAACAAGATCATTGCCTGATAGACCCCGAAGAGCAATCTTTTCATTCCCGTATCCTGATTCCGCTTTATCCGTTTCGCCCTTCGGAAAGAGGCTCGATGACCTCTCCGTCGGGCGACTCTCCCCCTTCCGTGTGCAGAAACTGCATCTGGTATACCTTTCGATAGGGGCCGTCGCGCTGCATTAAATCCTCATGCCGGCCCATCTCGACGATCCGCCCCTGATCGACCACGATAATACAGGTCGCCCGTTGGACGGTCGAGAGACGATGGGCGATGACGAACGTGGTCCGGTTCTTCATTAAATTGACGAGCGCCTTCTGAACGATGAACTCCGATTCGGCATCCAGCGCGGAGGTCGCTTCATCCAGAATCAAAATCGGGGGATTCTTCAGAAGGGCCCGCGCAATGGCCAGTCGCTGGCGCTCCCCGCCCGAGAGATTCGCCCCCCCTTTCTCCAAAACGGTATCGTACCCTTTCGGCATCTTTCCGATAAAGAGATGGGCGTAAGCCGCCTCCGCCGCTCGGACGATCTCCTCATCGGAGACATGATCGAGGCCGTAGGCGATGTTCCATCGAACGGTGTCGTCAAAGAGGACGACCTCCTGGCTCACAATTCCGATCTGGCTTCGAAGCGAGCCAAGGTTGATCTCTTGAATCGGAATGCCGTCGATCAGGATCGTCCCCCCCTGAGGCTCATAAAATCGGGGGATCATATTCACCAGCGTCGTCTTGCCGGCGCCGCTGCTCCCGACCAGCGCGATCACCTCTCCCGGTCTGGCCTTCAGGCTGATGTTCGAGAGGGCGGCCGACCGGATGCCGTCATACTGAAAGGAGACCTCCCTGAATTCAATCTCCCCATGCAGGCTCGGCACCAACCGGCGGCCGGGGTCAAGCTCCCGCTCATTTTTTTGATCCAAGATCGTAAAGACCCGCTCCGCCGCAGCCAACGCCTGCTGTAGGATATTGTTCGCCGAGCTCAGCCCTTTCATGGGGGCATACATCAGCATGGCGGCGGTCATAAACGAGAAAAACGCCCCCGCATCCATCTGACCGGTAATCACTTGATAACCGCCGTACCAGATGATGGCGGCCGCGCCGACGCTTCCGAGCGTTTCCATCATCGGGCTGGTCAGCTCCGAGACGGAGGTCGCCCGCATGACATTCTTAAAATAATTCATGTTCTTCTTGTCAAAACGCTCGGTCTCAAAATCTTCGCGCCCGAACGCCTTGACGATGCGGATGCCGGAAAAAGTTTCCTGAAGAATGCTGGTGAGGTCGCCGATTTTCTCTTGTCCCGCCCGGGCCACCTTCCGAAGCCGTCTTCCGACCCGGATGAGGGGATAAGTCGCCAAGGGCATCGCCAGGATCGCCATCAGGCCGAGTTGCCAGTTTTGATAGAAGATCACCCCGGTCAATGCAACCATCGTCAGCGATTGTTGGAAAAGATCCTTGACCACGGTCGAAACGGCCGTCTGCATGATGCCGACATCATTGATGACGCGAGACATCAGTTTTCCGGTCGCATTTTTCGCATGGAAGCCGATCGGCAGAAGGACGATGTGACGGTAGAGATCTTTCCGGATACCGGCGATGATTCTGCTCCCGACGTAACGGACCAGGTAGGCTTGGCCGTAATTGAAGAGTCCTTTGAGGAGAGCGACCAGGATGATCGCCACCGGAAGAATCTTCAACATGAAACCGTCCTTCCGAATGAACACATCGTTCACCACCGGCTGCACCAGCCAAGCGTAGGCCGCCGTGAGCAGCGACACCATCGCGCTGCAAAAGAAGGCCGCCGCCAGGGTCCAACGGTGAGGCTTTACAAATTTTAATAATCGAAGGTAGAGTTTCATAAATTCGGGAACATGTCAGGCGTCATTTTAATTTCTCTAAGATGATCCCGGCGGCGCGGCTCGACGCCCCGGCGGCGCCGAGGCGATCGGCGACCTCTTTCAATGCCTGCTTCATCCGCTCACGGGCGCCGTCCTCCTTCAGCAGACGGCCGACCTCCGCTTGAATTCGCTCGGCAGTCGCCCCCTCTTGAAGCAGCTCCGGCACAATCGGCGCGCCGGCGACGATATTGACCAGACCAAACGATTTGAGACGAACCAACCGCCGCGCGATCCAAAACGTAAGGGGCGAAACCTTGTAGACGATCACCATCGGCGTCCGGGCCAGCGCCGTCTGCAATGTGGCGGTCCCCGATGCGACGACGACCACCTCCGACGCCCTCAAGACCTCCTGGAACTCCCCTTCGACACATCGGATCGGAATCGCGTAGGGCCGCGCCAGATCGGCGATCCACTCCTTCGAGAGCGAGGGGGCGACCGGAATCAGCAGCTGAAGGTTCGGAAAGTCCTTAGATAAGGATACCATCGCTTGGAGCATCTCGGGGAGAAGAGAAGAGACCTCCCGCATCCGGCTCCCCGGGAGGATACCGACGGTGATCCCGGAAGGTGAAAACCCGATCCCCTCAAGATACGCCGTTTTTGACGGATACTTCAACCGAACCGATGCCGCTTCATCGACCAGCGGATGGCCGACGAATTCACAGGGGACCCCCGCCTTCGCATAGATCTCCTTTTCGAAGGGGAAGAGGACCAGCATCAGATCGACCCGCTCGGCGATCGTCTTGATCCGGCCGGAACGCCATGCCCAAATTTGGGGGCTGATATAGTAGACCACCGGGATGCCGAGCCGCTTGGCCGCTTTCGCCAGACGGAGATTGAAGTCGGGATAGTCGACCAGCACCAGCAGATCGACCCCGCTCCTGAGCGTTTGAACTGCGAGGCGATATGCTTCCCAGACCGATCTTAGGTGGAGGAGAACTTCGAAAATCCCGACGACGCCGAGTCGCGAGACATCGAAGAGAATCTCGACCCCGGCGCGCCGCATCGCGCTTCCGCCGAATCCGATCAGTTGGAGCGAAGGCGCTTTCTTCAAGAGCGCTTCGGCCAGCGCGCCGCCGTGCAGATCGCCGGAGGCCTCTCCGGCCACGATCATCACGCGGGGCGATTTGGAAGAGGGATCCGACATGAGATCAATCCGCCGATTATTGGGGCTGGTGTTTGATGAGATCGACGACCTGAAGCGCCACCGCCAGCGCCCGTCTTCCATCTTCTCCGGAGACCTTCGGCACCGATCTTGTTCGGACCGCCTGGATAAAGGCGCTCAGTTCGGCCTTCAACGGCTCTTCTTTTTCAATCTGGACCTTGTCGATTGTGACCTCCGGTCGCGATCCGCCCGGCGCGGCCACCCGGCGGCAAATCACCAGCTCTTGAAGAAGGTAATCGAGCGAAAGATAGGTTTCCGGTTGAAAGATACGGATCTTGCGCAATCTCTCCCGGGAAACGCGGCTCGCCGTTACATTGGCCACGCAGCCGTTCGCAAAGGCAAGACGGACATTCGCAATATCGATCTGGGGGGTCAGGACCGGCACACCGGTGGCGCGGACCTCGACTAATTCGGAGGAGACCAGAGAGAGGATAATATCAATGTCGTGGATCATCAGATCTAGAATCACATGAACGTCGGTCCCGCGCTCGACAAACGGCCCCATTCGATGACATTCGATGAAGCGCGGTTGAACCAATCCTTCTTTGAGCTTTCTGACGCCGGCGTTGAACCGCTCAACATGGCCGACCTGAAGCATCCGTCCCTTTTGATCGG of the Candidatus Manganitrophus noduliformans genome contains:
- a CDS encoding 3-deoxy-D-manno-octulosonic acid transferase; the encoded protein is MKRLLFGVYQAMILLLLPPLSLYLLRRLIGRPAYRDGVMQRLGRYPRDFFKAIEGRQVIWVHAVSVGEVISSELFIQSLRRRYPKAGIIFSTTTPTGQAAARQRLKGVDQFIYFPFDLPWVTRSVVERISPALFIFLETELWPNFLRTLSKKGIPSILINGRISERGFRRYRRVRFFLSSVLEEVSLFLMQTERDAEKIRTLGAPSDRVIRTGNMKYDQAASRGVPKEAGTLRTEIGLAPGERLMIAGSTHEGEEESVLDAYRIIADAIGPMKLLIAPRHLDRLGRVEELLIQRGMACVRKTALNRMRNEELGMRNERVILLDTLGELDQYYALADLVFVGGSLVPIGGHNVLEVAAHRRPVFFGPHMSNFKEIADQLKGSGGGMEVSGGKEMGLQMVWLMQHPDEMKKRGESAYQVVLANRGAVMRNLEQVARWLEN
- the msbA gene encoding lipid A export permease/ATP-binding protein MsbA is translated as MKLYLRLLKFVKPHRWTLAAAFFCSAMVSLLTAAYAWLVQPVVNDVFIRKDGFMLKILPVAIILVALLKGLFNYGQAYLVRYVGSRIIAGIRKDLYRHIVLLPIGFHAKNATGKLMSRVINDVGIMQTAVSTVVKDLFQQSLTMVALTGVIFYQNWQLGLMAILAMPLATYPLIRVGRRLRKVARAGQEKIGDLTSILQETFSGIRIVKAFGREDFETERFDKKNMNYFKNVMRATSVSELTSPMMETLGSVGAAAIIWYGGYQVITGQMDAGAFFSFMTAAMLMYAPMKGLSSANNILQQALAAAERVFTILDQKNERELDPGRRLVPSLHGEIEFREVSFQYDGIRSAALSNISLKARPGEVIALVGSSGAGKTTLVNMIPRFYEPQGGTILIDGIPIQEINLGSLRSQIGIVSQEVVLFDDTVRWNIAYGLDHVSDEEIVRAAEAAYAHLFIGKMPKGYDTVLEKGGANLSGGERQRLAIARALLKNPPILILDEATSALDAESEFIVQKALVNLMKNRTTFVIAHRLSTVQRATCIIVVDQGRIVEMGRHEDLMQRDGPYRKVYQMQFLHTEGGESPDGEVIEPLSEGRNG
- the lpxB gene encoding lipid-A-disaccharide synthase → MSDPSSKSPRVMIVAGEASGDLHGGALAEALLKKAPSLQLIGFGGSAMRRAGVEILFDVSRLGVVGIFEVLLHLRSVWEAYRLAVQTLRSGVDLLVLVDYPDFNLRLAKAAKRLGIPVVYYISPQIWAWRSGRIKTIAERVDLMLVLFPFEKEIYAKAGVPCEFVGHPLVDEAASVRLKYPSKTAYLEGIGFSPSGITVGILPGSRMREVSSLLPEMLQAMVSLSKDFPNLQLLIPVAPSLSKEWIADLARPYAIPIRCVEGEFQEVLRASEVVVVASGTATLQTALARTPMVIVYKVSPLTFWIARRLVRLKSFGLVNIVAGAPIVPELLQEGATAERIQAEVGRLLKEDGARERMKQALKEVADRLGAAGASSRAAGIILEKLK
- a CDS encoding Gfo/Idh/MocA family protein produces the protein MENEMDTSSKKIKVAVVGVGYLGEHHARIYSEIPGVELVGVVDLNVERAQKIAADRRCEAFTDVSALFGKVDAASVVVPTPAHFKVSKALLENGVDLLLEKPMTATLQEADELLALADQKGRMLQVGHVERFNAGVRKLKEGLVQPRFIECHRMGPFVERGTDVHVILDLMIHDIDIILSLVSSELVEVRATGVPVLTPQIDIANVRLAFANGCVANVTASRVSRERLRKIRIFQPETYLSLDYLLQELVICRRVAAPGGSRPEVTIDKVQIEKEEPLKAELSAFIQAVRTRSVPKVSGEDGRRALAVALQVVDLIKHQPQ